In Rhinolophus sinicus isolate RSC01 chromosome X, ASM3656204v1, whole genome shotgun sequence, a single genomic region encodes these proteins:
- the FRMPD3 gene encoding FERM and PDZ domain-containing protein 3 isoform X7 — MRVPVSPHLHQHLSRNDVIRERFGMDPKPEMLLGLAALHIYITVSATRPSQKISLKNVEKEWGLEPFLPPSLLQGIKEKNLRKSLSQQLKAHQTYPSSSTKGSAIQAKLQYLRILNELPTFTGVLFNTVGLDEKQSATTLLVGPRHGISHVIDLKTNLTTVLSEFSKISKIQLFRENQGVARVETSIMDAKPLVLLMEWPEATNFACLIAGYCRLLLDSRKMVFSRPTSQPLPPPMIKADYMHSAHRPVTGGHLGKKESSYVGGVGTSPRKSSRCTPPPADSELVSFCYLHMREQRKEQESRTDVNENLIFFEETRPRTKSDPTSKSSGQGYDMVPDDFDVASLDHEPCASRARSYTLDNSLGAEALNFYCDSCKAKIRDQLGPRKGGRSGSSRDNIVDLMSLPPPGSEEEEEEEDESTSLLPAIAAPPPGFRDNSSDEDDPKRRAVQSQEQGRHLRGFLYDEIPVTLIDSVQTRTVRDHAQELDDALVSTLQALEALAASEDGPHPPPPQTAGLIVLATITPESSLDSGHETNSSELTDMSEMMSAMKQHQNTTYFLAQHLNKDSLLARKDLPFRIQSCAAQAVLTAPYSLGRTDPNPSLHPAVPGQSPGPPGARRKLPQSEAQPQRERTYALAVHPALSPQLNEQKSLSLLSPVPENKGPGHTRASLEMSLRAATASLSEEQVSELRENLPKEVRLSPKLILDPKGSVTPAIISTALPQVVHTKSLPTPGGALGNPPSSGERRLEASVGRPEVSMMNGSATKNLKFKMSPSAPETSRNSQQQLSPEVSSSSRAPTGSRADSLHLSPQGDRLPVQSFPPKSCLLRASRESVSKQATGEVAGKGGPEGAKSSLHKQGTVSGQGEKGQLESTPQSSKLEESSLVPRAAYPMALQSPSCHSRGHSPSCQLRGQSPSCHPQGQSPLRSQVAGRQVSTMPSRKLETTLDGAHLTSEGPTKPKSSRGPFRLRSLFSATFPTRQKKETDERQAQLQKVKQYELEFLEELLKPPNQGELPGTEYLQPPAPGRCSCQLRSSPVQQGPGMSREQRRSCDCKRICRGGRPQAPQTPVHGLRGRERDRIPPTQRQPEAGPDLSLSSPTNVRRIRSTSLESRECRSDPESGVSCLTTCASGGECLGAPNYRKLMRRYSISELDQGDRASLTSDVYPHPPLGMLPREAKEVEAGLPLVLGPKSKPLESPTLGDPSYVQVAPETKGPRQMAVFSLPEEVYRKPAELDEDSESSSKCCSIRYCFYYRKCDMADDTSDGKDELSYSIPMKILPGMKLDEQVVPVVSRTLQVLDAATCSSSSPEASRTQEIDLRVSTFEGSLAKINALRAHAYGLPDGFLAARLDTNELLTVLRQCVASPEARAPKPYVSQISEYKLELALKFKELRASCRRVANVDKSPTHMLAAITGSFQVLSSLIETFVRLVFIVRSEAQRQELLAKVEEVVRNYTFLLRAAEESTARNLNQQQQQQQQQQQQQQQQQQQQQQQQQQQQQQQKQQQQQEQEQQVAAAIGVALEHPPGSPTSATVMSTFTRSLKTLIK, encoded by the exons AGTCGAAATGATGTTATCCGAGAACGCTTCGGAATGGACCCCAAGCCGGAGATGCTTTTGGGCCTTGCTGCCCTTCACATCTATATCACTGTCTCAGCCACTCGACCTAGTCAGAAGATTTCTCTCAAGAATGTAGA GAAGGAGTGGGGCCTGGAAccctttcttcccccctccctcctgcaggGCATCAAAGAGAAGAACCTCCGAAAATCTCTCTCTCAGCAACTTAAGGCCCACCAAACATATCCTTCCAGCAGCACCAAG GGCTCTGCAATACAGGCAAAGCTCCAGTATCTTCGAATTCTGAATGAACTTCCAACCTTCACTGGCGTTTTGTTCAACACTGTGGGCCTG GACGAGAAGCAGTCAGCCACGACTCTCCTAGTGGGACCCCGTCATGGTATTAGCCATGTTATTGACCTCAAAACCAACCTTACCACTGTGCTGTCCGAGTTCAGCAAGATCAGCAAGATCCAGCTGTTCCGGGAGAACCAGGGCGTGGCACGGGTGGAGACCAGCATCATGGATGCCAAG CCTCTGGTGCTGTTGATGGAGTGGCCTGAAGCCACCAACTTTGCTTGCCTGATTGCGGGGTACTGCCGCCTCCTGCTGGATTCCAGGAAGATGGTCTTCTCCAGGCCCACCAGCCAGCCTCTTCCACCTCCAATGATCAAGGCAG ATTACATGCACAGCGCCCACCGCCCTGTCACTGGGGGCCACCTGGGGAAAAAGGAGAGTAGTTATGTGGGCGGCgtgggcaccagccccaggaagTCGAGCCGCTGCACGCCCCCGCCTGCCGACTCTGAGCTTGTCAGCTTTTGCTACCTCCACATGCGGGAACAAAGGAAGGAGCAAGAAAGCCGGACAGATGTCAATGAGAACTTAATCTTCTTTGAGGAGACCAGGCCCCGGACCAAGTCTGACCCCACATCCAAAAGCTCTGGCCAAGGTTACGATATGGTCCCTGATGACTTTGATGTAGCCAGCCTAGACCACGAGCCTTGTGCCAGCAGGGCCCGGTCCTATACCCTGGACAATTCTCTTGGGGCTGAAGCCCTGAATTTCTACTGTGACTCTTGCAAAGCCAAAATCCGGGATCAGCTGGGTCCTCGCAAAGGTGGGAGGTCTGGATCCTCTCGTGACAACATAGTAGACTTGatgtccctcccaccccctgggagtgaggaggaggaggaggaggaagatgagagcACTTCACTGTTGCCTGCCATTGCTGCCCCACCTCCCGGTTTCCGAGACAACAGTTCTGATGAGGATGACCCCAAGCGCCGGGCTGTCCAAAGCCAGGAGCAAGGACGTCACTTGCGTGGGTTCCTGTACGATGAAATTCCGGTGACATTGATTGACAGTGTGCAGACCCGGACAGTCCGAGATCATGCCCAGGAGCTAGATGATGCCCTGGTGTCCACTCTGCAGGCTCTGGAAGCCCTGGCAGCCTCAGAGGATGgaccacaccccccacccccacagactGCAG GTCTGATTGTGCTGGCCACAATCACCCCCGAATCATCGCTGGACTCAGGCCATGAAACCAACTCTTCAGAGCTCACGGATATGTCGGAGATGATGTCTGCCATGAAGCAACACCAAAACACCACCTACTTCTTGGCCCAGCACCTCAATAAGGACAGTCTCCTGGCCCGCAAGGACCTGCCCTTTCGGATCCAGAGCTGTGCAGCCCAGGCCGTTCTCACAGCCCCTTACTCTCTTGGGCGCACGGATCCCAACCCATCCCTCCATCCAGCTGTCCCAGGCCAGAGTCCTGGTCCCCCTGGCGCTCGCAGGAAGCTGCCCCAGTCAGAGGCCCAGCCACAGCGAGAGCGAACATATGCCCTGGCAGTGCACCCAGCACTGTCCCCACAGCTTAATGAGCAGAAGAGTCTGAGCCTGCTGTCCCCAGTTCCTGAGAACAAAGGGCCTGGCCACACTAGGGCAAGTCTAGAGATGTCACTGAGGGCAGCCACAGCATCCCTCAGTGAAGAGCAGGTCTCTGAGCTAAGGGAGAACCTGCCAAAAGAAGTCAGGTTGAGCCCCAAGCTTATCCTGGACCCAAAGGGCAGTGTAACCCCAGCTATCATCTCAACCGCCCTACCACAGGTGGTTCACACCAAGAGTCTACCCACCCCAGGTGGGGCCTTGGGGAACCCCCCGAGCAGTGGGGAGAGAAGGCTGGAAGCCAGCGTGGGGAGGCCGGAAGTCAGCATGATGAATGGCAGTGCCACTAAGAATCTGAAGTTCAAAATGAGCCCCAGTGCTCCAGAGACCTCACGGAATTCCCAGCAGCAGCTGAGCCCAGAggtctcttccagctccagagcACCCACAGGCAGCCGGGCTGACAGCCTGCATCTCTCCCCACAAGGGGACAGGCTGCCTGTTCAAAGTTTCCCTCCCAAAAGCTGTCTTTTGCGAGCGAGTCGAGAGTCAGTGAGCAAGCAAGCTACAGGGGAGGTGGCAGGCAAGGGTGGGCCAGAGGGTGCTAAGTCTTCCCTGCACAAGCAGGGCACTGTCTCTGGCCAGGGGGAGAAGGGACAGCTGGAGAGCACGCCCCAAAGCAGCAAGCTCGAGGAGAGCAGCCTGGTCCCCCGGGCTGCCTACCCCATGGCTCTGCAGAGCCCCAGTTGCCACTCTCGAGGACACAGCCCCAGCTGCCAGCTGCGAGGCCAGAGCCCCAGCTGCCATCCTCAAGGCCAGAGCCCACTGAGGTCCCAAGTTGCTGGTCGGCAGGTGAGCACCATGCCCTCTAGGAAGCTTGAAACGACCCTGGATGGAGCCCACCTGACCTCTGAAGGCCCCACAAAGCCCAAATCATCTCGAGGTCCTTTCCGGCTACGCAGTTTATTCTCTGCCACCTTCCCAACCCGCCAGAAGAAGGAGACTGATGAACGGCAGGCCCAGCTGCAGAAGGTAAAGCAGTATGAGCTGGAGTTCCTTGAGGAACTCCTAAAGCCACCAAACCAGGGGGAGCTGCCGGGCACTGAGTACCTGCAACCCCCAGCACCAGGACGCTGCAGCTGTCAGCTACGCAGCAGCCCCGTGCAACAGGGGCCTGGCATGTCCCGCGAACAGAGGCGCAGCTGTGATTGTAAACGCATCTGCCGGGGGGGCCGGCCACAGGCCCCCCAGACACCAGTGCATGGCCTacgggggagggagagggacaggatCCCCCCTACCCAGAGGCAGCCTGAGGCTGGCCCAGACTTGAGCCTCAGCAGTCCCACCAATGTCCGACGCATCCGCTCCACCAGCCTGGAATCCCGAGAGTGCCGATCGGACCCTGAGAGTGGTGTTTCGTGCCTGACCACGTGTGCCTCGGGGGGCGAGTGTCTGGGAGCTCCCAACTACAGGAAACTGATGCGCCGCTACAGTATCAGTGAGCTGGACCAAGGTGACAGGGCCTCGCTGACCTCAGACGTCTATCCACATCCACCCTTAGGCATGCTGCCCAGGGAGGCCAAGGAGGTAGAGGCAGGCCTCCCCCTAGTCTTGGGTCCCAAAAGCAAGCCTCTGGAGTCCCCAACCCTGGGAGACCCCTCATATGTCCAGGTTGCCCCTGAGACCAAAGGCCCCAGGCAGATGGCCGTGTTCTCATTGCCAGAAGAGGTGTACCGGAAGCCTGCTGAGCTGGATGAGGACAGTGAGAGCAGCAGCAAATGCTGCTCCATCCGCTACTGCTTCTACTACCGCAAGTGCGACATGGCGGATGACACCAGTGATGGCAAAGATGAGCTCTCCTACTCCATCCCCATGAAGATTCTGCCCGGCATGAAGCTGGATGAGCAGGTGGTGCCTGTAGTGAGTAGGACCCTGCAGGTGCTGGATGCTGccacctgcagcagcagcagccctgagGCCTCCCGCACCCAGGAGATTGACCTGCGGGTGTCTACCTTCGAGGGGAGCCTGGCCAAGATCAATGCCCTGCGGGCCCACGCCTATGGCCTGCCTGACGGCTTCCTGGCTGCCCGGCTGGACACCAACGAGCTGCTGACAGTCCTGCGGCAGTGTGTAGCCAGCCCTGAGGCCCGTGCCCCCAAGCCGTATGTCTCCCAGATCTCTGAGTACAAGCTTGAGCTGGCTCTCAAGTTCAAGGAGCTCCGGGCCTCCTGTCGCCGTGTGGCTAACGTGGACAAGAGCCCAACTCACATGCTGGCAGCCATCACAGGCAGTTTCCAGGTGCTGAGCAGCCTCATTGAGACCTTCGTGCGGCTGGTGTTCATCGTGCGTTCAGAGGCCCAACGCCAAGAGTTGCTGGCCAAGGTAGAAGAGGTGGTGAGGAACTACACCTTCCTGCTGCGTGCCGCTGAGGAGTCCACAGCCCGGAACCttaaccagcagcagcagcagcagcagcagcagcagcagcagcagcagcagcagcagcagcagcagcagcaacagcagcagcagcagcaacagcagcagaagcagcagcagcagcaggagcaggagcagcaggtggcagcagctATAGGGGTGGCCCTGGAACacccaccaggctccccaactTCAGCGACTGTTATGAGCACATTCACCCGCTCCTTAAAAACCCTTATTAAGTAG
- the FRMPD3 gene encoding FERM and PDZ domain-containing protein 3 isoform X4: MMKKEALLLIPNVLKVFLENGQIKSFTFDGRTTVKDVMMTLQDRLSLRYIEHFALVLEYAGPEQSHKFLLLQDKQPLAYVVQRTHYQGMKCLFRISFFPKDPVELLRRDPAAFEYLYIQSRNDVIRERFGMDPKPEMLLGLAALHIYITVSATRPSQKISLKNVEKEWGLEPFLPPSLLQGIKEKNLRKSLSQQLKAHQTYPSSSTKGSAIQAKLQYLRILNELPTFTGVLFNTVGLDEKQSATTLLVGPRHGISHVIDLKTNLTTVLSEFSKISKIQLFRENQGVARVETSIMDAKPLVLLMEWPEATNFACLIAGYCRLLLDSRKMVFSRPTSQPLPPPMIKADYMHSAHRPVTGGHLGKKESSYVGGVGTSPRKSSRCTPPPADSELVSFCYLHMREQRKEQESRTDVNENLIFFEETRPRTKSDPTSKSSGQGYDMVPDDFDVASLDHEPCASRARSYTLDNSLGAEALNFYCDSCKAKIRDQLGPRKGGRSGSSRDNIVDLMSLPPPGSEEEEEEEDESTSLLPAIAAPPPGFRDNSSDEDDPKRRAVQSQEQGRHLRGFLYDEIPVTLIDSVQTRTVRDHAQELDDALVSTLQALEALAASEDGPHPPPPQTAGLIVLATITPESSLDSGHETNSSELTDMSEMMSAMKQHQNTTYFLAQHLNKDSLLARKDLPFRIQSCAAQAVLTAPYSLGRTDPNPSLHPAVPGQSPGPPGARRKLPQSEAQPQRERTYALAVHPALSPQLNEQKSLSLLSPVPENKGPGHTRASLEMSLRAATASLSEEQVSELRENLPKEVRLSPKLILDPKGSVTPAIISTALPQVVHTKSLPTPGGALGNPPSSGERRLEASVGRPEVSMMNGSATKNLKFKMSPSAPETSRNSQQQLSPEVSSSSRAPTGSRADSLHLSPQGDRLPVQSFPPKSCLLRASRESVSKQATGEVAGKGGPEGAKSSLHKQGTVSGQGEKGQLESTPQSSKLEESSLVPRAAYPMALQSPSCHSRGHSPSCQLRGQSPSCHPQGQSPLRSQVAGRQVSTMPSRKLETTLDGAHLTSEGPTKPKSSRGPFRLRSLFSATFPTRQKKETDERQAQLQKVKQYELEFLEELLKPPNQGELPGTEYLQPPAPGRCSCQLRSSPVQQGPGMSREQRRSCDCKRICRGGRPQAPQTPVHGLRGRERDRIPPTQRQPEAGPDLSLSSPTNVRRIRSTSLESRECRSDPESGVSCLTTCASGGECLGAPNYRKLMRRYSISELDQGDRASLTSDVYPHPPLGMLPREAKEVEAGLPLVLGPKSKPLESPTLGDPSYVQVAPETKGPRQMAVFSLPEEVYRKPAELDEDSESSSKCCSIRYCFYYRKCDMADDTSDGKDELSYSIPMKILPGMKLDEQVVPVVSRTLQVLDAATCSSSSPEASRTQEIDLRVSTFEGSLAKINALRAHAYGLPDGFLAARLDTNELLTVLRQCVASPEARAPKPYVSQISEYKLELALKFKELRASCRRVANVDKSPTHMLAAITGSFQVLSSLIETFVRLVFIVRSEAQRQELLAKVEEVVRNYTFLLRAAEESTARNLNQQQQQQQQQQQQQQQQQQQQQQQQQQQQQQQKQQQQQEQEQQVAAAIGVALEHPPGSPTSATVMSTFTRSLKTLIK; encoded by the exons AGTCGAAATGATGTTATCCGAGAACGCTTCGGAATGGACCCCAAGCCGGAGATGCTTTTGGGCCTTGCTGCCCTTCACATCTATATCACTGTCTCAGCCACTCGACCTAGTCAGAAGATTTCTCTCAAGAATGTAGA GAAGGAGTGGGGCCTGGAAccctttcttcccccctccctcctgcaggGCATCAAAGAGAAGAACCTCCGAAAATCTCTCTCTCAGCAACTTAAGGCCCACCAAACATATCCTTCCAGCAGCACCAAG GGCTCTGCAATACAGGCAAAGCTCCAGTATCTTCGAATTCTGAATGAACTTCCAACCTTCACTGGCGTTTTGTTCAACACTGTGGGCCTG GACGAGAAGCAGTCAGCCACGACTCTCCTAGTGGGACCCCGTCATGGTATTAGCCATGTTATTGACCTCAAAACCAACCTTACCACTGTGCTGTCCGAGTTCAGCAAGATCAGCAAGATCCAGCTGTTCCGGGAGAACCAGGGCGTGGCACGGGTGGAGACCAGCATCATGGATGCCAAG CCTCTGGTGCTGTTGATGGAGTGGCCTGAAGCCACCAACTTTGCTTGCCTGATTGCGGGGTACTGCCGCCTCCTGCTGGATTCCAGGAAGATGGTCTTCTCCAGGCCCACCAGCCAGCCTCTTCCACCTCCAATGATCAAGGCAG ATTACATGCACAGCGCCCACCGCCCTGTCACTGGGGGCCACCTGGGGAAAAAGGAGAGTAGTTATGTGGGCGGCgtgggcaccagccccaggaagTCGAGCCGCTGCACGCCCCCGCCTGCCGACTCTGAGCTTGTCAGCTTTTGCTACCTCCACATGCGGGAACAAAGGAAGGAGCAAGAAAGCCGGACAGATGTCAATGAGAACTTAATCTTCTTTGAGGAGACCAGGCCCCGGACCAAGTCTGACCCCACATCCAAAAGCTCTGGCCAAGGTTACGATATGGTCCCTGATGACTTTGATGTAGCCAGCCTAGACCACGAGCCTTGTGCCAGCAGGGCCCGGTCCTATACCCTGGACAATTCTCTTGGGGCTGAAGCCCTGAATTTCTACTGTGACTCTTGCAAAGCCAAAATCCGGGATCAGCTGGGTCCTCGCAAAGGTGGGAGGTCTGGATCCTCTCGTGACAACATAGTAGACTTGatgtccctcccaccccctgggagtgaggaggaggaggaggaggaagatgagagcACTTCACTGTTGCCTGCCATTGCTGCCCCACCTCCCGGTTTCCGAGACAACAGTTCTGATGAGGATGACCCCAAGCGCCGGGCTGTCCAAAGCCAGGAGCAAGGACGTCACTTGCGTGGGTTCCTGTACGATGAAATTCCGGTGACATTGATTGACAGTGTGCAGACCCGGACAGTCCGAGATCATGCCCAGGAGCTAGATGATGCCCTGGTGTCCACTCTGCAGGCTCTGGAAGCCCTGGCAGCCTCAGAGGATGgaccacaccccccacccccacagactGCAG GTCTGATTGTGCTGGCCACAATCACCCCCGAATCATCGCTGGACTCAGGCCATGAAACCAACTCTTCAGAGCTCACGGATATGTCGGAGATGATGTCTGCCATGAAGCAACACCAAAACACCACCTACTTCTTGGCCCAGCACCTCAATAAGGACAGTCTCCTGGCCCGCAAGGACCTGCCCTTTCGGATCCAGAGCTGTGCAGCCCAGGCCGTTCTCACAGCCCCTTACTCTCTTGGGCGCACGGATCCCAACCCATCCCTCCATCCAGCTGTCCCAGGCCAGAGTCCTGGTCCCCCTGGCGCTCGCAGGAAGCTGCCCCAGTCAGAGGCCCAGCCACAGCGAGAGCGAACATATGCCCTGGCAGTGCACCCAGCACTGTCCCCACAGCTTAATGAGCAGAAGAGTCTGAGCCTGCTGTCCCCAGTTCCTGAGAACAAAGGGCCTGGCCACACTAGGGCAAGTCTAGAGATGTCACTGAGGGCAGCCACAGCATCCCTCAGTGAAGAGCAGGTCTCTGAGCTAAGGGAGAACCTGCCAAAAGAAGTCAGGTTGAGCCCCAAGCTTATCCTGGACCCAAAGGGCAGTGTAACCCCAGCTATCATCTCAACCGCCCTACCACAGGTGGTTCACACCAAGAGTCTACCCACCCCAGGTGGGGCCTTGGGGAACCCCCCGAGCAGTGGGGAGAGAAGGCTGGAAGCCAGCGTGGGGAGGCCGGAAGTCAGCATGATGAATGGCAGTGCCACTAAGAATCTGAAGTTCAAAATGAGCCCCAGTGCTCCAGAGACCTCACGGAATTCCCAGCAGCAGCTGAGCCCAGAggtctcttccagctccagagcACCCACAGGCAGCCGGGCTGACAGCCTGCATCTCTCCCCACAAGGGGACAGGCTGCCTGTTCAAAGTTTCCCTCCCAAAAGCTGTCTTTTGCGAGCGAGTCGAGAGTCAGTGAGCAAGCAAGCTACAGGGGAGGTGGCAGGCAAGGGTGGGCCAGAGGGTGCTAAGTCTTCCCTGCACAAGCAGGGCACTGTCTCTGGCCAGGGGGAGAAGGGACAGCTGGAGAGCACGCCCCAAAGCAGCAAGCTCGAGGAGAGCAGCCTGGTCCCCCGGGCTGCCTACCCCATGGCTCTGCAGAGCCCCAGTTGCCACTCTCGAGGACACAGCCCCAGCTGCCAGCTGCGAGGCCAGAGCCCCAGCTGCCATCCTCAAGGCCAGAGCCCACTGAGGTCCCAAGTTGCTGGTCGGCAGGTGAGCACCATGCCCTCTAGGAAGCTTGAAACGACCCTGGATGGAGCCCACCTGACCTCTGAAGGCCCCACAAAGCCCAAATCATCTCGAGGTCCTTTCCGGCTACGCAGTTTATTCTCTGCCACCTTCCCAACCCGCCAGAAGAAGGAGACTGATGAACGGCAGGCCCAGCTGCAGAAGGTAAAGCAGTATGAGCTGGAGTTCCTTGAGGAACTCCTAAAGCCACCAAACCAGGGGGAGCTGCCGGGCACTGAGTACCTGCAACCCCCAGCACCAGGACGCTGCAGCTGTCAGCTACGCAGCAGCCCCGTGCAACAGGGGCCTGGCATGTCCCGCGAACAGAGGCGCAGCTGTGATTGTAAACGCATCTGCCGGGGGGGCCGGCCACAGGCCCCCCAGACACCAGTGCATGGCCTacgggggagggagagggacaggatCCCCCCTACCCAGAGGCAGCCTGAGGCTGGCCCAGACTTGAGCCTCAGCAGTCCCACCAATGTCCGACGCATCCGCTCCACCAGCCTGGAATCCCGAGAGTGCCGATCGGACCCTGAGAGTGGTGTTTCGTGCCTGACCACGTGTGCCTCGGGGGGCGAGTGTCTGGGAGCTCCCAACTACAGGAAACTGATGCGCCGCTACAGTATCAGTGAGCTGGACCAAGGTGACAGGGCCTCGCTGACCTCAGACGTCTATCCACATCCACCCTTAGGCATGCTGCCCAGGGAGGCCAAGGAGGTAGAGGCAGGCCTCCCCCTAGTCTTGGGTCCCAAAAGCAAGCCTCTGGAGTCCCCAACCCTGGGAGACCCCTCATATGTCCAGGTTGCCCCTGAGACCAAAGGCCCCAGGCAGATGGCCGTGTTCTCATTGCCAGAAGAGGTGTACCGGAAGCCTGCTGAGCTGGATGAGGACAGTGAGAGCAGCAGCAAATGCTGCTCCATCCGCTACTGCTTCTACTACCGCAAGTGCGACATGGCGGATGACACCAGTGATGGCAAAGATGAGCTCTCCTACTCCATCCCCATGAAGATTCTGCCCGGCATGAAGCTGGATGAGCAGGTGGTGCCTGTAGTGAGTAGGACCCTGCAGGTGCTGGATGCTGccacctgcagcagcagcagccctgagGCCTCCCGCACCCAGGAGATTGACCTGCGGGTGTCTACCTTCGAGGGGAGCCTGGCCAAGATCAATGCCCTGCGGGCCCACGCCTATGGCCTGCCTGACGGCTTCCTGGCTGCCCGGCTGGACACCAACGAGCTGCTGACAGTCCTGCGGCAGTGTGTAGCCAGCCCTGAGGCCCGTGCCCCCAAGCCGTATGTCTCCCAGATCTCTGAGTACAAGCTTGAGCTGGCTCTCAAGTTCAAGGAGCTCCGGGCCTCCTGTCGCCGTGTGGCTAACGTGGACAAGAGCCCAACTCACATGCTGGCAGCCATCACAGGCAGTTTCCAGGTGCTGAGCAGCCTCATTGAGACCTTCGTGCGGCTGGTGTTCATCGTGCGTTCAGAGGCCCAACGCCAAGAGTTGCTGGCCAAGGTAGAAGAGGTGGTGAGGAACTACACCTTCCTGCTGCGTGCCGCTGAGGAGTCCACAGCCCGGAACCttaaccagcagcagcagcagcagcagcagcagcagcagcagcagcagcagcagcagcagcagcagcagcaacagcagcagcagcagcaacagcagcagaagcagcagcagcagcaggagcaggagcagcaggtggcagcagctATAGGGGTGGCCCTGGAACacccaccaggctccccaactTCAGCGACTGTTATGAGCACATTCACCCGCTCCTTAAAAACCCTTATTAAGTAG